The DNA window GGCAGGTAGCTCGACGGCCGCCTCGACGAACGACGCTCCCCAGGCTGTGATGCACCACTCGGCCCCGACCACACAGAAGAGCATCGTCGCCGCGATCCAGAACACGCCCGGCAGCCGGCCGCGTACCACCCGCGCGTGCGTCGCTTCGACCGTCAATCCACGGTTGCGCCACCACATCAGCGCGGGGACCGCGAGCACCGCCAGCACGGCCACGCGCCAGCTCATGGTGAGCGCCGCCGTCGCCGACAGCACCGCGATGAGGACGAGATAGGAGCTGCTGGCGGCCACGTTCGCCTCGGCCAGGGCGACCGCCCGCAGCGCGCCATGGTGGTCGGCGAGGCCGGCCTGGACCGTGGCGAGCAGCAGCCCACCGCCGAAACCCATCACGCCGACCGACCCGATCGTCACCGCGGCGACGGATCCGGCCGTCAACCCGACGGCTCCCGCGCCCATCAGGACGGCCGCGAACCAGAGCAACCGGACCCGGCCGAGGACACTTTCGAGCCAGGCGGAGAGCAGGCCCGCGACGATGGCGAAGGCCGAGAACGCCGAAAGGTGCAATCCCGCCACCGCGTAGCTGATCTCCAGCTCGTCCCGCAGGTAGGCGAGGACGAGCCCGGGAGCTCCTTGCAGGTAGGCGAAGTAGGCGAGCAGCACGTACGCGACCCAGGTGAACCTGTCGCGATGGAACGTCGAGGCCATCCGCTACCCGCTCGTCGACAGCGGGAGCAGGCCGGTGCGCGCGGCCTGGAGGACGACCTGCGCGCGGCTGTCGGCGCCGACCGTACGCATCAGCCGTTGGATCCGGCGCTGGACCGTGCGCCGCGAGACGCCCAGCTGCCTTGCCAGCGCGTCGTCCTTCAGCCCCGCCGCGAGCAGCGTGAGCAGGTCACTGTCGTCCGGAGCGTCCACGCTCCCGGCCATCGGCGTGGCCGCCTGCCACAGCGACTCGAACAGCGCGCACAGCGCGTCGAGCAGTGGCGAGGCGTTCACGAGCACGATCCCGTCGATGCCGGGCCGGGTGAAGCCGAGCGGAACGATCGCATGCCGGCGGTCGGCGATCATCAGCTTCGTCGGCAGCCCGTCCCGGACACGCGCCTCCTCGCCCAGCTCGCGCAGCCGGCCGATCGTGGCCAGCTGGCCGGGCACCTCGAGCGCGCTGCGGTCGTAGATCACCCGCGCCCGTACGCCGCGTTCCAGGTGCTCGACCTCCGCGGCCGTCACCTGATGGGAGGCCGCGTACGGAGGCGTGTCGAGCACCAGGATCTCGTCCTGCGCGGCCCGCTGCAGCTGCGTGACCCGTTGCAGGACCGCGTCCTGCCCGACGACCACCTCCACCAGGTCGAGCGGGTCGGTCGAGCCGGTCGCGTGCGCGAAGCGCGCCTGGTACGCGGCCGTCGCCGCCCGGACGCGGTCGAGCTCGTCCGCGCGCTGCCGCAGCAGGATGCCGAGCGCGAGCTCCGGCGCCGTCGCGAAGTACCGCACCGGCCGGCTCGCGGACCGGGTCACCAGGCCGCGGTCCTCGAGCTCGCGCAGCGCCTCCTTGACGGCGGCCTGGCTGGCCCCGGAGCCACGGGTCACTTCGGCGGCGGACTGGCCGGGTCGGTCGAGCAGCCCGCCGTACACCTGCTCGGCCAGGTCGCCGATCCCCAGCACGGCGAGGGTGTGGCTAGTTTGCGTCACTGTCATATCTGCGCCACCCATCGAGGTCGAAGCGAGCCTACCTTGAGTGCGTGCGCATCCCCGCTCTCGCGACCGTACTGGTCGCCGCCACGGTGCTCCTCACGCCGTCCGCCCATTCCAGCGACCTGGACACGGTCCGCGTACTCGTCGAGCTCGACGGCGCGCCGACCCTTGCCCGGGCGTCGACGAACGCCGTCCGCGCCGAGCAGAACGCGGTGGTCGCCGACGCCTCCGCCGCTGGTGTCGAGCTCGATGTCACGCGGAGGCTCACGGCCGCGTACAACGGTCTCGTCGCCTCCGTTCCGCGTGCCGAGCTCGCCACGCTACGCGGTGTCTCTGGTGTGAAGGCGGTGCACGAGAACACGACGTACGCGCTGACCCTCGACGACAGCGTCCCGCTCGTGCGCGCGCCGGACGTGTGGAAGCGCCCCGACCCTGCCGGCAAGCAGGCAGACGGCACCGGCATGACAGTGGCGATCATCGACAGCGGCATCGACCACCGGCATCCCGACTTCGGTGGTCGCGTGGTCGGCGGGTACGACTTCGTCAACGACGACCCGGACCCGATGGACGACAACGGGCACGGCACACACGTGGCCGGGATCGTCGCCGCGAACGGCAAGGTCCGCGGCGTCGCGCCCGGCGCCACCCTGGTGGCCTACAAGGCGATGGACCAGTACGGCAACGGGGAGCTCGTCGACATCATCGCCGCGCTCGACCTGGCGGTCGCACCGGACAACCCGCACCGCGCGGACGTGGTGAACCTCAGCCTGTCCGGTCCCGGCGACGGCACCGACCCGATGTCCGTCGCCGCCAACCGCGCGGTCGCCGCGGGCGTGGTCGTGGTCGCGTCGTCCGGCAACGCCGGCCCCGGCGCGGGGACGGTCAGCTCGCCCGCCTCCGCCGACGGCGTGCTCACAGTGGGGGCGAGCGCGAGCGGCATCACGGTGCCTGAGGTGGCGATGGTCTCGCCGTCGCGGCAGGACCTGCGCGGCGTGCGGCGTCCGTACTCGGCCAACCCCTCGGCTGCTCCCGTGCGCGCCGAGGTCGTGGACATCGGCGAGTGCCGGCCGGAGGACTACGCGGGCAAGGAGGTTGCCGGCAAGGCGCTGCTGTGCCATGCGTACGTGCCGTTCGCGCAGGAGCTCGAGCTGGCGACGTACGCGCAGGAACGGGGCGCGGTGGCGATGTTCTTCTTCATCCCGGACTCGTGGGGCGTGCCGCAGGCGACCGCGGCACAGGAGCACGCGTTCACGACTGGTCGCGACGACGGTCGGCTCGACTCGATCGTCGCGATGCAGCTTCCCGGTGCGAGCGCGGCGACGCTGACGCACCAGCTCGCGGGCGGCAGTGTCAAGGTGGAGTTGACGGCGGTCGACGCGACCGACGAGCTGGCGGACTTCAGCTCGCGCGGTCCGACGCCGCGGTTCGCCGCGAAGCCCGAGCTGGTCGCTCCCGGCGTGGAGATCCTGTCCACGTTGCCGAACGGCTCCTACGGTCGCGCAAGTGGGACGAGCATGTCCGCGCCGCACGTCGCGGGTGCGGCGGCCCTTGTACGCCAGCTGCATCCGACCTGGTCGGTCGCGCAGGTCGACTCGGCGCTCGCAGGTACGGCGCATCGGCTCGCGCTGGATCCGCTGCTCGCGGGTGCTGGCCGGCTCGATGTGCTCGCGGCCGCGACGGCTCGGGTGGTCGCCAACGTACGGACCGTGTCGTTCGGGCTCGCGGACCTGTCGAAGGCGCGGATCACGCGTACTTCCGACCTGTCGTTGACGAATGTCAGCGGGGCGGACGTTCCTGTGAAGCTGTCGGTCGAACGATCGGGCGGCCTCGACGCTTCGGTCTCCGTCGAGGCGGGCAAGTCGAGGATCCCGCGCGGCGACAGCCTGTCAGCCCAGCTGCGGGTGTCCCTGTCGACGCCTTCCGCTGACGGGGAGGTCAGCGGTTGGGTTCTGGTCGATGTCGGCCGGGACGGTTCGACGGATCTGCGGATCCCTTACCTGCTTGCCGTTCGGCACCTGCAGGTCAGCGCGTCGCCCGACGCCGTACCCGCGGGCGCTTCGACGAACGTGTTCGTCCGCAGCCCGGTGGACCTGACCGCCGCGCCTTCTCTTGCCGTGGAGTGCCCGGGGCGCCCGGTGCAGCGGCCGGTGCTCCAGCCCGCGGGCACGCGCACGTGGCGGGTGAACGTGCCGGTGGGATCGGACGGCGTGTGCGAGCTGCGTACCGTCGGCCGGACCTCGTCGGTGACGATCACCGGCGAGAACGCGGTCGAGGTCGCGGAGACGCCACTGCCGGGCGACTCCGGCTGGCAGCCCGTCGGACCCAACGCGGAGGCGGGCTTCCTCGCGCTCGGCGCGAACGGCAACCGGCTGGCCGTCCTGCCGACTGGGTCGACGAGCACGTTCGTCACCGATGATCTGCGTACCTGGCGGGAGATTCGCACGATGCCCGTCGCCGGCGGGACGACCGTCGGCGTCGAGCCGGACCCCGCACACGGCGACGCGCTGTACGTCGCGGTGAACGGTCGACCCGCCGATCTCACGTACCAGGGCAAGGTGCTGTTGACACCCGACGGCGGTACGACCTGGCGGACGTTGCCCGGCCCCGACGCGCAGATCGACGCGATCGCGCTCGACGCTGGCGGTGCTGCGCTCGCGGTCGCCGACGCCGCTGGCGTGCGCGTGACGACCGACCAGGGCACGACGTGGAACCAGCTGCCGAAGAACTGGACGCTCCTGTACGACCTGCACTGGATCGGCGCCGACCTGTACCTCGGCACGAACCGAGGCCTGCAGGTGATCCGCAACGCGGCGACCGCGCCGGACGGGCCGAAGCAGCTGTTCCAGCCGCCGCCGCTCGGCTGGGTCGCGCGGGTCGCGGGTGATGCTCAGACGATCGTGGTCGCGAGCTACCCGAGTCCCTGGCTGTACACGTCGACCGATGGTGGCGCGACGTTCCAACAGGTGTTGCAGAAGACCGGCATCAGCTTCCAGGACGTCGAGCTGGTGGGTGACGAGATCTACGCCCTGCAAGGCGGTTCGCACCTGTGGGTCGGCGCTGATCGCGGCAAGAGCTGGACGTCGTGGGGCGACCCGAACCGGAACGGGGTGGAGTACGACTTCACCCGGCGTGCTGACGGCACCGCCTACGTGTCGTCGTCCGGGACTGGCGTCTTCGAGGTGACGGCGCCGGGGACGTACGCGCGCCGAGGTGTGCCCGCGGCGAACGTGTACGACCTGGCTGTCAGCGGGTCGAAGCTGGTGGCGGGGACGTTCCGCGACACGTTCCGGACGCCTGTTCCCGCGTCGGGGCTGGAGTGGGAGTCGTCGGGCGGGGAGGGGACGCTCGGACGGCAGGCCAGGTTCCTGGGGGTGTCGCGGACGGATCCGAACGTGGTCTTCAAGGTGCTGGCGGGCGGGCCTTCGTTCGCCGTTTCTCGAAGCCTGGATGGCGGTGCGACCTGGCAGGAGCTGACGCGACCGACCGAGGTGCCGACGTCGCTGCTCGTGCATCCGGCCGATCCGCGGCACATCTATGTCGGGTACTGGAGCATCGTCGGGTTCGGGCTGGTGGAGAGCAAGGACGGCGGCGCGACGTGGCGGAAGGTCGACCACGGGCATGCCTTCAGGGCGCTGGCTGGGCACCCGACGAACCCGAAG is part of the Tenggerimyces flavus genome and encodes:
- a CDS encoding MFS transporter, which produces MASTFHRDRFTWVAYVLLAYFAYLQGAPGLVLAYLRDELEISYAVAGLHLSAFSAFAIVAGLLSAWLESVLGRVRLLWFAAVLMGAGAVGLTAGSVAAVTIGSVGVMGFGGGLLLATVQAGLADHHGALRAVALAEANVAASSSYLVLIAVLSATAALTMSWRVAVLAVLAVPALMWWRNRGLTVEATHARVVRGRLPGVFWIAATMLFCVVGAEWCITAWGASFVEAAVELPADVAIAVMAGYFGGVLVGRMAGSRLAHRHDPTRLLAYALVVAAVGFAILWPSTQLVQALIGLVLVGIGIGNLFPMGMSLTVALVPERAVLASGRAVSAGSFAVLIAPLTVGTLADATSLKAALGVMPAFLVLAAGCLVLVHRARTRTAA
- a CDS encoding helix-turn-helix domain-containing protein, whose amino-acid sequence is MTVTQTSHTLAVLGIGDLAEQVYGGLLDRPGQSAAEVTRGSGASQAAVKEALRELEDRGLVTRSASRPVRYFATAPELALGILLRQRADELDRVRAATAAYQARFAHATGSTDPLDLVEVVVGQDAVLQRVTQLQRAAQDEILVLDTPPYAASHQVTAAEVEHLERGVRARVIYDRSALEVPGQLATIGRLRELGEEARVRDGLPTKLMIADRRHAIVPLGFTRPGIDGIVLVNASPLLDALCALFESLWQAATPMAGSVDAPDDSDLLTLLAAGLKDDALARQLGVSRRTVQRRIQRLMRTVGADSRAQVVLQAARTGLLPLSTSG
- a CDS encoding S8 family serine peptidase → MRIPALATVLVAATVLLTPSAHSSDLDTVRVLVELDGAPTLARASTNAVRAEQNAVVADASAAGVELDVTRRLTAAYNGLVASVPRAELATLRGVSGVKAVHENTTYALTLDDSVPLVRAPDVWKRPDPAGKQADGTGMTVAIIDSGIDHRHPDFGGRVVGGYDFVNDDPDPMDDNGHGTHVAGIVAANGKVRGVAPGATLVAYKAMDQYGNGELVDIIAALDLAVAPDNPHRADVVNLSLSGPGDGTDPMSVAANRAVAAGVVVVASSGNAGPGAGTVSSPASADGVLTVGASASGITVPEVAMVSPSRQDLRGVRRPYSANPSAAPVRAEVVDIGECRPEDYAGKEVAGKALLCHAYVPFAQELELATYAQERGAVAMFFFIPDSWGVPQATAAQEHAFTTGRDDGRLDSIVAMQLPGASAATLTHQLAGGSVKVELTAVDATDELADFSSRGPTPRFAAKPELVAPGVEILSTLPNGSYGRASGTSMSAPHVAGAAALVRQLHPTWSVAQVDSALAGTAHRLALDPLLAGAGRLDVLAAATARVVANVRTVSFGLADLSKARITRTSDLSLTNVSGADVPVKLSVERSGGLDASVSVEAGKSRIPRGDSLSAQLRVSLSTPSADGEVSGWVLVDVGRDGSTDLRIPYLLAVRHLQVSASPDAVPAGASTNVFVRSPVDLTAAPSLAVECPGRPVQRPVLQPAGTRTWRVNVPVGSDGVCELRTVGRTSSVTITGENAVEVAETPLPGDSGWQPVGPNAEAGFLALGANGNRLAVLPTGSTSTFVTDDLRTWREIRTMPVAGGTTVGVEPDPAHGDALYVAVNGRPADLTYQGKVLLTPDGGTTWRTLPGPDAQIDAIALDAGGAALAVADAAGVRVTTDQGTTWNQLPKNWTLLYDLHWIGADLYLGTNRGLQVIRNAATAPDGPKQLFQPPPLGWVARVAGDAQTIVVASYPSPWLYTSTDGGATFQQVLQKTGISFQDVELVGDEIYALQGGSHLWVGADRGKSWTSWGDPNRNGVEYDFTRRADGTAYVSSSGTGVFEVTAPGTYARRGVPAANVYDLAVSGSKLVAGTFRDTFRTPVPASGLEWESSGGEGTLGRQARFLGVSRTDPNVVFKVLAGGPSFAVSRSLDGGATWQELTRPTEVPTSLLVHPADPRHIYVGYWSIVGFGLVESKDGGATWRKVDHGHAFRALAGHPTNPKRLWAGDETGLYRSDDGGLSFRQLSSVPVTALSVNPRDGDQLVVGGRGLYVSRDGGRTLREAIQPGLDMWVTDLVVDPKVPSRVYAGLGAFYDSMGLLHSGRGVLRSTNGGTSWKSIAAGLDNPNVTSLAVDRDGRYLFAGTSGGSTHRLRLR